In a genomic window of Pelecanus crispus isolate bPelCri1 chromosome 1, bPelCri1.pri, whole genome shotgun sequence:
- the LPAR6 gene encoding lysophosphatidic acid receptor 6 — protein MVSSNCSTEDSFKYTLYGCMFSMVFVLGLIANCVAIYIFTCTLKVQNETTTYMLNLAISDLLFVFTLPFRIYYFVARNWPFGDILCKISVTLFYTNMYGSILFLTCISVDRFLAIVHPFRSKTLRTKRNAKIVCAAVWITVLAGSTPASFFQSTNSRNNTEQRTCFENFSEDIWKTYLSRIVIFIEIVGFFIPLILNVTCSSVVLWTLNKPLTLSRNKLSKKKVLKMIFVHLVIFCFCFVPYNITLILYSLMRTQTWINCSLVTAVRTMYPITLCIAVSNCCFDPIVYYFTSDTIQNSIKKNRSTRPRDIRFSESPVSENFIQHSLQTIKMKIFDSDSTI, from the coding sequence ATGGTAAGCTCTAATTGTTCCACTGAGGACTCCTTTAAATATACTTTATATGGCTGTATGTTTAGCATGGTGTTTGTTCTTGGCCTCATAGCAAACTGTGTCGCTATCTACATTTTTACTTGCACATTAAAAGTGCAAAACGAGACTACAACTTACATGCTTAATTTAGCAATATCGGATCTGCTTTTTGTGTTTACACTACCTTTCAGGATTTATTACTTTGTAGCAAGAAACTGGCCATTTGGAGACATACTTTGCAAGATTTCTGTCACCCTCTTTTATACAAATATGTATGggagcattttatttctgacttGCATAAGCGTAGATCGCTTTCTAGCTATAGTACACCCTTTTCGATCTAAGACTCTCCGAACCAAAAGGAATGCAAAAATTGTCTGCGCTGCAGTATGGATAACCGTGTTAGCAGGCAGCACACCAGCAAGCTTTTTCCAGTCTACAAACAGCCGTAATAATACCGAACAAAGaacatgttttgaaaacttttcaGAGGACATATGGAAAACCTACCTATCCCGGATTGTTATCTTCATTGAAATAGTTGGGTTCTTTATTCCACTCATCCTGAACGTGACCTGCTCTTCTGTGGTCTTATGGACTTTGAATAAACCGCTTACATTAAGTCGGAATAAGTTAAGCAAGAAAAAGGTACTCAAAATGATTTTTGTCCATTTGGTGatattctgcttttgctttgtgcCTTATAACATTACCTTAATACTTTACTCCCTTATGAGAACACAGACGTGGATTAATTGTTCACTGGTAACTGCGGTCAGGACTATGTACCCCATCACTCTGTGCATCGCTGTTTCAAACTGCTGTTTTGACCCTATAGTCTATTACTTTACATCGGATACAATTCAAAATTCAATAAAAAAGAACCGGTCCACTAGACCACGGGACATCAGATTCTCTGAAAGTCCAGTTTCAGAAAACTTCATTCAACACAGCCTTCAgaccataaaaatgaaaatatttgacagTGACTCTACAATATAA